The following is a genomic window from Aeromonas sp. FDAARGOS 1405.
CGACGAGAGCCACATCAGCCTGCGCCAGATGCTGGAGCTGGTGGGCGAACAGGGCATGCTGCTGTTTTGTGTGCTGCTCACCGTCCCCTTTCTGTTGCCGGTCTCCATCCCCGGTGTCAGCACCCCGTTTGGCCTGCTGATCCTTTTTATCGGTATAGGCATCACCCTCAACCGGGTGCCCTGGCTACCCGCCATCCTGATGGAGCGCCGCTTCGCCGCCGACCAGCTCAAGCCGACCCTGCACAAGGGGGCAGATCTGCTGGCCCGTGTCGATCGCGTTATCCGCCCGCGTCTGCTGGTGCTGACCGGCAGCAGCACGGTCAACCGCTGCAACGGTCTGCTGATCATGCTGGCCGCCCTGCTGCTGATGCTACCCCTGGGCGCCATCCCCTTCACCAACGCCATGCCTGCCTGGGCCATCCTGCTGCTGGCCACCGGCATGTTGCAGCGGGACGGTCTGTTCGTCGCCAGCGGCTATCTGCTGGTAAGCGCAACCCTGGTCTGGTTCAGCGTGCTGGCCATCGGCTTGCTGATGGCGGGCCAGAGCGCCACCGGCCTGCTCGGCTAACCCCGATGCACAGAAAAAGGGCGACCAGATGGTCGCCCTTTTGGATTTGTGCGGGATACTGCCCGGTCAAAGCAGATCGTAGATAAGGGCCGAGATGGCAAGCAGCCCCATCACCAACACAAAAAGGGTACTCGGCCCGCGATAACGCTTGAGTGCGGGCAAGCGATAGATAGAGCAGGCTGGCAGCAGAAACAGGATCACCGCGATCAGCGGGCCACTGACGCGTTCGATGATGTCGAGCACATTGGGGTTCAGATAGGTGATGAGGGCGGTCACCAGAAACAGGATCACCGACGACACCCGGGCGATGGTCGACTCATTGAGAGAGAGCCCCAGCCCCTGACAGGCACCGCTCACCATGCTCACCGTCCCCTCGCTCACCCCCATGGAGGTGCCGAGGAAGGATTTGGACATGGCCAGAATGGCGATAAGCGGCCCCACATAAGCGATCAGCGGATTGGAGAACTTGTTCGCCAGCGCCGACAGCACGGAGATATTGTCGGTGCGGGCCAGCGCCATCTCGGCCTGACTCAGGCTCATCACGCAGCTCACCACGAAAAAGAGCACGCTGCCGCAAATCAGCATGCTGCTGTATTTGATGATCCGCTTGGCACGCAGGTCGGCACTCTCCTGACAACGCTTCTTCTGCGCCGCACTGAAGGAGGAGATAATGGGCGCATGGCTGAAGGAGAAGACCATCACCGGCACGATCAGCCAGAGGGATTTCCAGAACGCCGGATCACGCCACTCCACTGCCTGACTCTCGCTGAAATAGGAGAGGCTCCACTGGGGCAGCAGATAGATGGATAGGCCAATCAGAAAGGCGACCATCGGCAGAGCCAGCACGCTGATGGCCGACACCACGATCTGTTTGCCAGCCAACAGGATCAGATGCAGGCCCAGCATCACCCCCAGCACCAGCAAGCCGCGGGGAAGCTCGGCGTCCCCCAGCTGGTGAACCACGAAGCTCTGGATCGCATTGGTGATAGATATGCTGTAGACCAGAATGATGGGGTAGAAGGCCATCAGATAGACCAGCATCAGCAGCTTGCCCGCTCTGGCACCGAAGTGCTCCTCCACCACATGGGTGATATCCCCTTCCTTATGGGAGCTGGAGAGCACAAAGCGGCTCAATGCCCGGTGGGAATAATAAGAGAGCGGGAAAGCCAGCAATAATATAAATAGCAAAATAACCGGAGAATTACTGCCAACCGTAATAGGGAGAAATAACGTACCGGCACCAACCGCAGTGGCATATAAGCCCATGGTCCATACCGAATCGCTTTTCTCCCATTTCAATTTTGAAACAGGGTTACTCTTTTCAGCAATAGAAACACTCATTGCAATATATACCTTATTAGTCTGTCATCATTATTTTTATTGGCCCGAATAACAGGCTGGCGATATGTCATGGCAGATCGCCCTGTTCGTGAAAGAACAACACCGCCAGTGGCCAATAGGGCCACCGGAAGGGAACGGAGCTGCCACGCTACCATCGTTGAAATCGCCAACCTGGTCAAGGTTAATAATTCATGACCGTTTGAATCAGATTGTTTCAAAAGACAACGAAATGTGTCACATTCGTCATCCAGAACCAGATTCAAACCCTTTTGATAACATACCGATAAAACCTCATCCTGTTGCCCAACAACATAAATAAGACCAGCGATCAGGCCGATAATATTAACACCTTATCCTTTAGAATATGAGTTAAATAATAAGCCCAACTTTTCTACTAATTGACAGTGATGTCAGTCAACTTATTTAGAGTAAAAGAACGGGCTATTTCCGCCATGCGACCGGATAGACACTCTCAACCTGCCGGACAGTGTGCCACCCGGTTGCGGCCTGCCCGCTTGGCTCGATAGAGCCACTCGTCGGCCCGGGCCAGCGCCTGATTGATCTCCTCCTCCGGCTGCACCAGGGTTGTGCCCAGACTGACCGTGATGGCGACCGGATCGGCAGGCAATGCTTCGACAGCGGCACGGATCTGCTCCGCCATCTGCAGCAAACCGGCCTCATCGATCCGTGGCAACAGGATCAGAAACTCCTCGCCGCCGCTGCGCACAAAGAGATCGTCCGCCCGCAACAGGGCATCGATGCAGCCACTGAATCGCTGCAAGGCCCGATCTCCCTGCTGATGGCCGTAGTGATCGTTGATCTGCTTGAAGTGATCGATGTCGAGCATGATAAGGCCACAGGGCGCCTCCCCTGTCCGCAGCGGCTGGCAGTGCTCGAAGAAGAAGCGGCGGTTGTAGAGACCGGTCAGCTGATCGGTCTCGCTCTGGCGCTGCAGTCGCTGCTGCAACTCGTACTGGCGGGTAATATTGCGAGTCACCCAGGCCACCGCCCGCTTGCCGTCATAGAGGGAGGGCAGCGGCGCAATCTTGCCCTCGAAGCGTTGTACCCCCTGCGGCCCGACGGCGGCATTGATCCCCCCCACCTCGGCTGCTGAGAGCTCATACTCCACCACCCGCACCTGACCGCTCGCCAGTGACTCGGCAACCTGTGCCTTGACCCACATGGCCATCTCGGGTGGCAGCACATCGGCCAGTTGCTTGCCCGCCAGCGGATTGCCATCGTGATAGGATTGCTGCTCCATGCCGCCGATATATTCCACGTAATAACCATCTTCACTGAGGATGAAGATGGGATCTGGCAGTTGGGCCATCACTTCATAAAGCTGGGTTACCGAAAGCGCCACGGAGACTCCTGTACGTTAGGGTCAAACAGGGGGGAGATATTCTGCCTCAAGAGGACTCACTCGCCCTCATCGGCAACGGAGAAAAATCTGCCGTCATAGCCAACAATCCTTTACATCTAGCAGCATGCGGACGTCTCGGCCAGCAAGGATTGCCTGCGCCCACCGCCGCTCTGACTTGCGACCGTTCGCAGTGGCGGGTTGCCCCTCCCCCGCTCAATGATATCTCATTGTTTCAACTCACAAGTTCATTTACGCTGGCCGTCACGAGTCCAGTTTTTACCTCATCAGCCATCAGGAACGCCAGCCCCCAGCAACCGCAGGGGCTGTACCAGGGAAAAGGAATAGCCAGATGAAAAACGCCATCGTTACCGCCCGCTTCGACGCTATCAGTACCGAAGGGGAACAGCTCACCCTCAAGATCGCCATCAAGGCCCCCGAGCCGGATCCCAAGTCCGCCAGCGGTGACTGGCGCTGCAAGGTGAAGCTGGCGGGGCTGAGCGACAAAACCTTTATCTACGGCATCGACAGCCTGCAGGCCCTGAGCCTCGCCATCAAGTTTGTCGAAACTGAACTGCGCGCCTTCTCCGATGCGGGCTGGCAATTCTATCTGCCAGGCTGCCCCGATCACCCCATCGACATGAGCGCCTGCTACTTCCCGGCGCTCTAGCCCGGCCAACCCTAGGAGCCCGGATGCACGGACCCGACCCCGCCAATCCCCACCCCATGAACGGCTTTCCCCAGGTGTGTTTTATCAAGAACACCATCAAGGGGCCCAATATCGAGGTGGGTGACTACACCTATTACGACGACCCGGAGGATTCGGCGGGCTTCGAGCGCAACGTCCTCTACCACTTCCCCTTCGTCGGCGACAAGCTCATCATCGGCAAGTTCTGCGCCATCGCCCGCGGGGTGAAGTTCATCATGAACGGCGCCAACCACCAGACCTCCGGCTTCTCCACCTACCCCTTCTTTATCTTCGGCAACGGCTGGGAGCATGCCGCACCCGCCCCGGGTAGCCTCCCCTACAAGGGGGATACCGTCATCGGCAACGATGTCTGGATTGGCTATGAGGCTCTGATCATGCCGGGGGTAAAGGTCGGCAACGGCGCCATTATCGCCGCCCACTCCGTGGTCACCGGTGACGTGCCCGCCTACGCCGTGGTCGGCGGCAATCCCGCCAAGGTGATCCGCTACCGCTTCGACGACGACACCATAGCCCGTCTCAACGCCATCGCCTGGTGGGACTGGCCGGTGGAGCAGATCAGCCGCAACCTGCCGCTCATCAGCGGCGGCGAGATAGCCGCGCTGGAAGCGGCAATCCGCTAGAGACAAGCCCCATCAGGCATAGGGCCAGAAATGAGAAGAGGGTTGAGCGCACAGGCACTCAACCCTCTTTTTGATTGGTCGCAGACCGCTCAGTGGCTGGCGGAGCGACTACCGCTC
Proteins encoded in this region:
- a CDS encoding Vat family streptogramin A O-acetyltransferase; amino-acid sequence: MHGPDPANPHPMNGFPQVCFIKNTIKGPNIEVGDYTYYDDPEDSAGFERNVLYHFPFVGDKLIIGKFCAIARGVKFIMNGANHQTSGFSTYPFFIFGNGWEHAAPAPGSLPYKGDTVIGNDVWIGYEALIMPGVKVGNGAIIAAHSVVTGDVPAYAVVGGNPAKVIRYRFDDDTIARLNAIAWWDWPVEQISRNLPLISGGEIAALEAAIR
- a CDS encoding sensor domain-containing diguanylate cyclase, which translates into the protein MALSVTQLYEVMAQLPDPIFILSEDGYYVEYIGGMEQQSYHDGNPLAGKQLADVLPPEMAMWVKAQVAESLASGQVRVVEYELSAAEVGGINAAVGPQGVQRFEGKIAPLPSLYDGKRAVAWVTRNITRQYELQQRLQRQSETDQLTGLYNRRFFFEHCQPLRTGEAPCGLIMLDIDHFKQINDHYGHQQGDRALQRFSGCIDALLRADDLFVRSGGEEFLILLPRIDEAGLLQMAEQIRAAVEALPADPVAITVSLGTTLVQPEEEINQALARADEWLYRAKRAGRNRVAHCPAG
- a CDS encoding amino acid permease; this translates as MSVSIAEKSNPVSKLKWEKSDSVWTMGLYATAVGAGTLFLPITVGSNSPVILLFILLLAFPLSYYSHRALSRFVLSSSHKEGDITHVVEEHFGARAGKLLMLVYLMAFYPIILVYSISITNAIQSFVVHQLGDAELPRGLLVLGVMLGLHLILLAGKQIVVSAISVLALPMVAFLIGLSIYLLPQWSLSYFSESQAVEWRDPAFWKSLWLIVPVMVFSFSHAPIISSFSAAQKKRCQESADLRAKRIIKYSSMLICGSVLFFVVSCVMSLSQAEMALARTDNISVLSALANKFSNPLIAYVGPLIAILAMSKSFLGTSMGVSEGTVSMVSGACQGLGLSLNESTIARVSSVILFLVTALITYLNPNVLDIIERVSGPLIAVILFLLPACSIYRLPALKRYRGPSTLFVLVMGLLAISALIYDLL
- a CDS encoding exopolysaccharide biosynthesis protein; translated protein: MVAAQLHDPQTTLADTLRATAHAIDESHISLRQMLELVGEQGMLLFCVLLTVPFLLPVSIPGVSTPFGLLILFIGIGITLNRVPWLPAILMERRFAADQLKPTLHKGADLLARVDRVIRPRLLVLTGSSTVNRCNGLLIMLAALLLMLPLGAIPFTNAMPAWAILLLATGMLQRDGLFVASGYLLVSATLVWFSVLAIGLLMAGQSATGLLG